The following nucleotide sequence is from Synechococcus sp. CBW1004.
TTCGGGCCGCCCCCATCCAGGCGGCGCCAGTCGTTACCGCCTGTGGCGCTTCGTCAAGGGGCTTTACACACGAGCCCCGGCGCATCGTGAACCGCCCCCCCGGCTCACAGTGGGCTCAAAGTGCGACACGCGCAAACAACGCTTGAAACGCCCCCTGTTGGATTCGAACCAACGACCGGCTGCTTAGAAGGCGGATTAGCGATGCTGAGAAAGCCTGCAGGAACTGAGTCTGGAGCGACCAGCGCCGCACCCTGCGTGAAAAAGGCGTGAAGTCATGGCCCTTGCAGGGACTTGTGGCGCCATGCTGGGCCCACAGCAAGCCACCTCAACAAGATGCCGCCCGGCCCCCGTCTGACCGCCAACGAGCTTGCCAAGGTGTTGAACCGCGATCCACGGAACATACGGGAGCTGGCAGAGGAGGCCAAGGACAGAGCTGATGGGGTCGACTGGCCGGTGTTGAGGAATCAGTCCACCGGGGAGCCGATCACAGACAAGGACGGATGGGCCTATGCGCTAGTCGCCTCAAGCCCTGGTCGGCGCGGCCGACCGGCCACCAGTCGTGGTGAGACCCCCTGGTCTTTCCAGCAGGTGATACCGCCGCAGGGAAGTGCCACATTGGCGCAGCGGTTTCTACAGCCTGGAACCACAGTGGGAAGAAACCACAAGATCATCAACGCCATTGCGGCCGCTGCCGGCATCGCTCCAGGGACCCCGGTTCGGGAACTGGCTGGTGCCAGGCAAGTAGATCCACCGCAAGTGATGGCGAGCGATGGCCCTGAGACCATCCTTGGGATACTCCTGCGACCTGAGGACTCGGAACTGGGCTGGCAGACCAACATGGGCGATCGCGTGGAGGTGTTGGTGCGGGGAAAGCTGCTCCTTCCGTCAGCGGGGCCGATTGGGAATGGGCCAAGTTGGGACCGATTGCTCTGGGACCCGGAAAACCTGTGCTGGCATGGCGAGCCGCTGGATGGGACGATCCTTCTTGAGCTGCTCGGCAGCTGGGGACTGGAACACAGCAGTAATGGCGAAGAGCCGCCAGCAGTGTTCATCGACAGCGAAAAGGGCCTAAGGAACCCCTGAAAAACCCGATAGAATCAGTACAGTTCCAATAATGAGACTGGCAGCGGATGGCGGCCCCCCTCCAGTTGGGTTTCACGGACTACGAGCAGACCTACGCCAAGAAGAAAACGCGCCGGCAGCGCTTCCTCGATGAGATGGAAGCCACAGTGCCCTGGGATCCTTTCCTGGCCTTGATTTCGCCTGTGTACCACAGGCCTTCTGCCAAGGGCGGGCGCCCACCGTTTCCGCTGGAGGTGATGCTGCGCATCCACCTGCTGCAGCAGTGGTTCACGCTTTCCGATCCCTTGATGGAGGAGATGCTGATCGATACCCCCTGCTTCCGCCGCTTTGCTGGGATCGACATGGTTGAGGACCGGATCCCTGACGAGACGACGATCCTGAACTTCCGCCACCTCCTGGAAGAGAATCGGATAGCAGAGCAGATCCTGGAGACGGTGAACCAGAGCCTGCGGGAGAAGGGCGTGATGCTTAAGGAGGGTACGATCCTCGATGCCACAATCATCAACGCTCCCAGTTCAACCAAGAACAAGACGGGCGAGCGGGATCCTGAAATGCACTCGGTGGCCAAAGGCAACCAGTGGTTCTTTGGGATGCGGTGCCACATCGGTGTGGATGCAGCCTCGGGTCTGGTCCATTCCGTGGTGAGCACGGCTGCCAACGTCCATGAGCTGAACACGGCACCCGATCGCGTCCATGGCGAGGAACGCGTGATCTACGGCGACTCTGGCCACATCGGCATCGAAAAGCGTGAGGCGTTCAAGGACTGCGAAGCAGAGATGCGCATCGCCATGAAGCCCGGACAGCGCCGAGTTCTAGCGGACACCCCAGAGGGAAGACTGCTGGATCTGATGGAGGCGGCGAAAGCACATGTCAGGGCAAAGGTGGAGCATCCATTTCGGATCATCAAGTGCCAGTTTGGATTTCGGAAGGTCTTCTACCGAGGCATCCGCAAGAACAACCTCAAGCTGACGATGCTGTTTGCCCTCGCCAATCTCTGGATGGTGCGCGAACGTTGTCCTTCTACAGCGTAAATGACAGAATAAGTGTGCCATCTTGAGGGTGAGCAGCCAAAAATGATCGGGGAACTCACGAGAAATAAGCCAGTCAGGCCCTGGATTGGAGCACCTGGCGAGTAGCCAAGGACAAAATACCCCACTTGTGTCTCATTGACGAGAATGAGACACGCTTGCGCTCAATTCCCGGTCTTGATCAGAGCTTCCCTAAGAGTTTGCGGAAAAACCGTCAGAAACGCCGCGTTCCTCCCTCGCGTGATCTGATTACGCGCTGTTCGGGCTGGATTCGTTGATTCAGCGGTTCAGAACGCCAGATTTCAGGCGTTTTGCCCCGTTGGGGCTTCCTGGAAGCCGCCTCGTTGGCACACCTCTGGGGGGGCAACCACCTGTTCATGCCGCCGCCATCGCCGGTTTGAGCAGGTTGCCCAGCCGGATCAGGTTGTAGGCGATCACGTGCAGGCCAAACACTGCACCCACCTTTTCGGTGCCGCGCAGCTTGAACTGACGCAGACCGCCCCACTGCTTGATCCAGCCAAACACCTTCTCGATGCCGCGGCGGGCATTGATCGACTTGCCGTAGCCCTCATGGCGAGTGGTGCGGCCATCAATGGCGGAACCACCAGAGCGAGCAGTGTTCTGAGCCACGTGAGGTGTGACTCCGATGCGGCGCATCTCTGCGACAAAGCCCCTGGTGTCGTAGTTCTTGTCGGCACCGATCGTTTTCTGGTGGGCACCGGGACGATCTGCCGCCATCACCTTGGCGGCATCCCGCTCTCCGGTGCCCGTCGCTTGCGTGACGCGACAGTCGACGATCAGGGCATGGCGGTTGTCCATGAGCACATGCCCCCGGTAGCTGGGCAACGCCGGATGGGCCTTGGATTTGCGGCACAGCAGCGCGTCCGGGTCCAACATGCCCCCAAACGGCACATGAAATTCCTCGATTGAAAGCTGGCCGTTATGGGTTTTGCGGTACATCTGCAGCGTTCAGCAGTTGCAGCAATCGTGGACTGCCCTGTACCGGCCCAGTTTATCGGGTCTTGATCGCCGAGACCAGCTGCCCCGCAATGGATTTGGCTTTTTCAGGAGGCCCTAAGTCTTTTCTTTCGTCTTCTTCCCCATCCATGACCTCCCTTTCCAACCCACGCTGCAGCGCCGCTGATCTCGCCGCCCGGCTTGACCGCAAGGGGTGAGCGTGATCGACGTGCGCGAACCCATGGAATACGCCGCCGGCCACATCCCCGGCAGCCGCAACGTGCCCCTGGCCCAGCTCCCCGGTGCCCTACTACCGGAAGGCCCCTGGTGCTGGTGTGCCAGAGCGGCAATCGCAGCGCCCGGGGGGTTCAGACCCTCCTCCGGCAGGGCCATCCCCACCCCGTGAGCGACCTGGAGGGCGGACTGCCCAGCTGGCAGCAGGCGGGCTACCCGGTGCACCGCCTGGCCAACGCCCCCCTGCCCCTGATGCGGCAGGTGCAGATCTCCGCGGGGGGGTTGGTGCTGCTGGGCCTTGGCCTCAGCCAGGCGAACCAGCTCAGCAGGATCCAGGCGGGCGCCACGGTGGGGGCCGGCCTGGTGTTCGCGGGGATCACGGGCTTCTGCGGCATCGCCCAGCTGCTGGCGCTGATGCCGTAGAAGCGCGTGCTGTCGTCAGCGGCGCTCCGCCATCCGCTCCCGTAGCCGACCCCTGCGAGCCTGGAGCGTGGCGAGAAGCCCCCGGTCCTCGCCGGTGAGGGGGTCGTTGAAGGCCGCGGGCGGCAGGCTGGAGCACGCCACCACCCGCAGCCAGTCGAGGGGGGAGGGGCTGAGGGAGGCTCGGCGCACCACGTTGTCCAGCCAGTGGCCGGGATGCCAGGCCCCATCAGCGCTCACCCGCGGCGGCCGCTCCTGGGCCCAGCGGGCGCGGGCGATGGCCCGCCGGCAGTCGGGCCGCCCTGGATCGGTGAAGGCCAGCAGGGCGGAGCAGCCTGTGGCGTCGTAGGCGGCGGCGCAGCTGTGGCGCACGCAGCGCGCCCGTCGCAGGCGCGGCCCGGTGGCCGGGGGGAGCTGGCGGGCCAGGAGGGCGACGTCCAGCAGGTGGTGGAGTGTCATCCACTGATCCGAGGCGGCGTGCAGGCAGCTGTGCCGGAAGGCGTGATCCAGCGACAGGGTGGGCACGGCTCTGCCGTTGAGGTTCACCGTCTGGCGGGCCTGCCAGAGGGCCTCAAACGGGGGCAGGGGTGCCCGCACCGTGTTGATGCCCCAGTGCAGATCCAGGCAGGGACTTCCTGGCCGTTCCAGGCTGAGTTCGTGGCCCGTCCAGCGGGCGTAGCGCCCCCAGAACGAATCGAGCCGGCGTGGAAACATCCCAGGGGGTCGGTGAAAGCCCAGCCCCTCCAGCAGGGCCACCACGGCGGGCAGATCCTCCGGAGCCACCAGCAGATCCAGATCCCCCCCACCCCGTCCCCTCGCCACACCGGTGGTCTGCACGGCCAGTGCCGGCCCCTTGAGCAGCAGGGCGCGCAGGCCCGCCTGCTCCAGGGCCGCCTGCGCCTCCAGGGCCAGGGCGATCAGGGCCAGGGACGCCCGCTGCTGGTGGCGGGCCTCCCGCACCAGCGGGTCCGCCAGGCTCGCCGGCAGGGAGAGGACGTCCGCATGGCGAGCCAGAGGAATGGCCAGCCGGTGGCGGCGCACCGCCTGCAGGAACCCCGGCGGATGGCCGATCTGCGGTGGGCCACCGGCAGAGGCACCCTGGGGATCCACCAGCCAGTGCAGGACCTGAAGGAGCAGGGGTCTGGAGGCCACCCAGCCGGCTGGGCGGGCCGCTCCGGCGTCGGTTCCCATCGCGGGGCGGTCTGCCGCAAGGCCCCTTCTTACCCTTGGTGCCACTGCTGCCCACTTGATCAGACCAGTGGCGACGCTGCCCCGGGATCCCGCCCTCCCTGCTCGCCCCATGCCGCGCCCTGCCTTCCTCCCTGCCATTGTCACCCGTCTCCGCAATCTCTCGCTCCTAGGGCAGCTGGCGCGGGAGGCGGGCTGGCGGCATGTGTTGCGGCTCATTCTGTACACCTTCCTGAGCAGCCTGGTGGAGATCAGCGGCCTGGGTCTGGGGGTGTCGCTCCTGCTGCAGAGCGGCTCCTCCCCTGCCGCCCGGTTCCCGTTCCATCTCGAGCTCCCGCTCCCCCAGGCCCTGTTGACCCTCCTGGCACTGATGCTGCTGCGGGGCACCCTGCAGGCCCTGATCACCATCGGGCAGGAGGACCTGCGGTGTTCCTTCGCCGATCAGCTGCGCCAGGGACTGCTGAGCCAGGTGCTCCATGCCCCTTCCCTCAACCTTCAGCAGATGGGTAGAGGGGATCTGATCGGGCTCCTGATCGCCGACATCTCCAGCAGCGTGCTGGCCCTGGAGCAGGGCACCCGGGTCCTCCAGGCTCTCCTCTCGCTGCTGTTGCTTGCGGTCGGCGTGCTGGCGGTGGGTCGGGGGGCTGCCGCGCCCCTGCTGCTGGCGTTGGTGGCCACGGGCGTGGCCGCCCTGCTCCAGCGGTCTGGCAGCTGGAAGCTCGGGCGCCTGCGCACCCGGATCAATGCTGCCCTGCAGCGCACGGTCGGGGATGGCCTGCACGGAGTCAAGGCGGTGCGTGCCGCCGGCGGAGAAACCTGGTTGCTGCGTCGCTTCTCCCAGGAAGCCCTCCGCTACCGCCAGGTGCTGTTCCAGATCGTGCGGCGCCAGGCCACGTTCAATGCCCTCCGCGACACCCTCGTGGTGCTGGTGGTGGGGGTATGGCTGATTTGGGGTCGGGGGGACCTGCCGGCCTCGGCGGTGGCCACCACCCTGCTGTTCGCCTATCGCAGTGGCACCGTTCTCAGCGCCGCCATCGGTGCCCAGCGTCATTGCCTGGGAGCCCTTCCCGGCTATGCCACCCTCTGTGAGCGGCGTTCCAGACTCACGCCACCGCCCGTGCCGTCGCCGTCGCGCACCACCTCCCCCGAGCGGCTCGGTTTGCTGAGGGATCCCGCCGTCTGGCAGGGGTTGTGCTGGACCGGGGCCGATGGGATGGCTGCCCCCCCCGGGAATTCCCCCACCCTGCATCTCCGACCGGGGGCCCTGATGGTGGTGGTGGGGCCCTCCGGCAGCGGCAAGACCACGCTCCTCGACCGGTTCTGCGGCCTGCTGGGGGAGGAGCGGAGTGCCTGGCAGCTCCAGACCCGGCAGGGGGATGTCCTGCTCGCCGGGCCGGCGGGAGCCGGCCAGCTGCGGCAGGTGCTGGCCTATGCGCCCCAGGTGGCCGTGCTCTTCGAGGCCAGCCTCCGCAACAACCTCACCCTCGATCAGCACCAGGGAAGCGGGATCATCGAAGCCTGGATGGAGCGCCTGGGCCTGGCCCACCTGCTGGAACGGAGCGGGGGCCTGGACGGCACCCTCCCCCTCATGTTGGATCACTTCTCCGGCGGCGAGATCCATCGCCTCGGCCTGTTGCGGGCCTGGCTGCGGGATCGGCCCGTGGAGGTGCTGGATGAGCCCACGGCCTACCTCGATGCTGAAGCCTCGGAACGGGTCAGCACCATTCTCAAGGAGCGTGCCCGGCAGAGGCTGGTGCTGGTGAGCAGCCACGACCCCGCTCTGATCGCCATGGCCGATGGAGTGCTCCGCCTCACTGCGGCCGAGCGCCAGGAGGCGGAACGCCAGCATCAGGTGGGAGGATGACCCCCTGAATCCCCGTACCAGCTCGGGGCCGTCTCCTCCATTGCCCACTTCAGCCAACGGCCCCTTCCCCAGACCATGGCTACGGCAGGCGCCGCTGGACCTGTTGGCCGGCCTTCTTCCCGACCAGGATCCAACCCTGTTTCTTCTCGCCTGTCTGGCACCGGCTCCCAGGGCGCTGGAGGCTTGGTCCACCTGGCGGGCCCGCCATGGCCCCGCGGAGGGGATGGGGGGCGCCCAGCGCAGCCTGCGCAGCCTGTCCGCGGTTTTGGCCTGCTCCCTGCTGGAGGCCGGCGCCAGTCTGGATCGGCACGATGCCACCTGGTTGCGGGCGGCCCAGCTGCACGAGCAGCGGCGCACGGAACGGTATCAGGAGATCGCCGCTGCTGTTCTCGCCTCCCTCTCGGCCGCGGGGCTCCCTTTTCTGCTGGCCCGGGGGGCGGCCGTGGCGGAGGGGGTGCTGCCGAAGCCCTGGCTTCGCCACTGCCATGATCTCGACCTGCTGGTGCCGGAGTCCCATCTCGACAGGGCATCCGAAGTCCTCGTCCAGTCGGGATTAAGGGAAGAAGCCTCGGCTGATGCGGGGCGCGCCTTCCTTCACAGGCGACTCCTTCCGGTGCGGCTCCACCCAAAGCCCCTGCCTTCACCCTTTTTTGGGCCTTTGCTGGAGGATCTGCAGGTCCGCGCACGTCAGGCCACGATCCTTGGCACCTCCCTGCTGCTGCCCTCTGCGGATGATCTCTTGCTGCATGTGTGCTGCCATGCCGCCTGTCGCGGCGGGCGCACGTCTCTGCGCTGGGTGAGCGATGCCCACGCGATCGTGGTTCAGAGCGAGGAGATCGACTGGTCGCGTCTGCGCACCACCGCGGCGGACCATGGCCTTTCGGCCCAGCTGGCGGTGACGCTGGGCTATCTCGCCCATGACATCGGCACCCCCATCCCGTCCACGCTTCTGGAGGCCCTGGCCGCGGACGCTTCCCGGGCGGACGGGCTTGAGCGGGAGCTGCTCATTCACGCCGCCCGCCTCGGCGAAGGGGGCCATTTCGGGACGCTCTGGCAGGCCGTGGGCGCCCGCTCCAGGATCAGCCTGGCCCGCTGGTTGCTCGTTCCAGATGGCGCGTATCTGAAGCGCCTGGAGGCGTCTCCCTCACCATCTGGATCCCAGTTGTTATTGCGCCACTGGCACAGCCGGCTCACCGCGGCGCCATCGGCCCTCGCTCGGCTCGCTTTCCAGGGCTCACCATGAAAGTGCTGTACTGGACCCAGCGCTTTTGGCCCCATATCGGTGGCGTTGAAGTGCACGCCTCTCGCTTCCTGCCGGAGATGGTGAGGCGCGGCCATGAGTTTCGGGTGATCACCTCGCCGGGTGGGCGCGACCTTCCCCCGTTTCAGGAGGTGGAAGGCATCCCAGTGCATCGCTTTCGTTTCGAGGAAGCGTTCCAGAAGAAGGACCCGGGCTTGATGGCCCACCTGCG
It contains:
- a CDS encoding IS5 family transposase translates to MAAPLQLGFTDYEQTYAKKKTRRQRFLDEMEATVPWDPFLALISPVYHRPSAKGGRPPFPLEVMLRIHLLQQWFTLSDPLMEEMLIDTPCFRRFAGIDMVEDRIPDETTILNFRHLLEENRIAEQILETVNQSLREKGVMLKEGTILDATIINAPSSTKNKTGERDPEMHSVAKGNQWFFGMRCHIGVDAASGLVHSVVSTAANVHELNTAPDRVHGEERVIYGDSGHIGIEKREAFKDCEAEMRIAMKPGQRRVLADTPEGRLLDLMEAAKAHVRAKVEHPFRIIKCQFGFRKVFYRGIRKNNLKLTMLFALANLWMVRERCPSTA
- a CDS encoding nucleotidyltransferase family protein, which gives rise to MGTDAGAARPAGWVASRPLLLQVLHWLVDPQGASAGGPPQIGHPPGFLQAVRRHRLAIPLARHADVLSLPASLADPLVREARHQQRASLALIALALEAQAALEQAGLRALLLKGPALAVQTTGVARGRGGGDLDLLVAPEDLPAVVALLEGLGFHRPPGMFPRRLDSFWGRYARWTGHELSLERPGSPCLDLHWGINTVRAPLPPFEALWQARQTVNLNGRAVPTLSLDHAFRHSCLHAASDQWMTLHHLLDVALLARQLPPATGPRLRRARCVRHSCAAAYDATGCSALLAFTDPGRPDCRRAIARARWAQERPPRVSADGAWHPGHWLDNVVRRASLSPSPLDWLRVVACSSLPPAAFNDPLTGEDRGLLATLQARRGRLRERMAERR
- a CDS encoding ATP-binding cassette domain-containing protein, with protein sequence MPRPAFLPAIVTRLRNLSLLGQLAREAGWRHVLRLILYTFLSSLVEISGLGLGVSLLLQSGSSPAARFPFHLELPLPQALLTLLALMLLRGTLQALITIGQEDLRCSFADQLRQGLLSQVLHAPSLNLQQMGRGDLIGLLIADISSSVLALEQGTRVLQALLSLLLLAVGVLAVGRGAAAPLLLALVATGVAALLQRSGSWKLGRLRTRINAALQRTVGDGLHGVKAVRAAGGETWLLRRFSQEALRYRQVLFQIVRRQATFNALRDTLVVLVVGVWLIWGRGDLPASAVATTLLFAYRSGTVLSAAIGAQRHCLGALPGYATLCERRSRLTPPPVPSPSRTTSPERLGLLRDPAVWQGLCWTGADGMAAPPGNSPTLHLRPGALMVVVGPSGSGKTTLLDRFCGLLGEERSAWQLQTRQGDVLLAGPAGAGQLRQVLAYAPQVAVLFEASLRNNLTLDQHQGSGIIEAWMERLGLAHLLERSGGLDGTLPLMLDHFSGGEIHRLGLLRAWLRDRPVEVLDEPTAYLDAEASERVSTILKERARQRLVLVSSHDPALIAMADGVLRLTAAERQEAERQHQVGG
- a CDS encoding nucleotidyltransferase family protein, which encodes MAGLLPDQDPTLFLLACLAPAPRALEAWSTWRARHGPAEGMGGAQRSLRSLSAVLACSLLEAGASLDRHDATWLRAAQLHEQRRTERYQEIAAAVLASLSAAGLPFLLARGAAVAEGVLPKPWLRHCHDLDLLVPESHLDRASEVLVQSGLREEASADAGRAFLHRRLLPVRLHPKPLPSPFFGPLLEDLQVRARQATILGTSLLLPSADDLLLHVCCHAACRGGRTSLRWVSDAHAIVVQSEEIDWSRLRTTAADHGLSAQLAVTLGYLAHDIGTPIPSTLLEALAADASRADGLERELLIHAARLGEGGHFGTLWQAVGARSRISLARWLLVPDGAYLKRLEASPSPSGSQLLLRHWHSRLTAAPSALARLAFQGSP